A region of Cyanobacteria bacterium GSL.Bin1 DNA encodes the following proteins:
- a CDS encoding abortive phage resistance protein, which yields MDINASIIDQRLESVSEAIKEQAAKELGIQDDRGRLKSLAFVYLCVQSILDLDEESTFDCLTEGGGDFGVDAIHISEEYDGEFTVSLFQAKYKNNLEGNANFPQAGIEALINAINYLFNPKATLKQINERLLAKVEEARSLIRDGYIPQVRALACNNGLKWNTTAQEAIDRAGFGSQVTWEHVNHERIVKILQASKPVKANLQLTGEAIVEDMDFSRVLVGRISVSEIAELIEQYGERLLERNIRRYLGLQGNRVNENIRGTLNSEERKKFYFYNNGITLTCDNFSYNALQNSDYQVRVENLQIINGGQTCMTIFKTLQEPNLLHENYQAYVLLRLYQLPKENDDLVQKITYATNSQNPVDLKDLRANDERQKTLEMDIQQLGFNYRRKRSVTGVRTTDITSGIAAEAILSVWREKPHQAKFFSREHFGKLYESIFDDQLNGAQVVLAVQLYRIAENRRKRPEAKDPDFVRYASCFIAMQMGRRLLHDMKLQRQEINHQNFHKAQQLVEQNGETYFNNSVQDIDDALHKLYGEQDISLQQLSATFRRGDLIERL from the coding sequence ATGGATATTAATGCTTCTATTATTGATCAACGTTTGGAATCAGTGAGTGAAGCAATTAAAGAACAAGCTGCTAAAGAACTCGGTATCCAAGATGATCGAGGTCGGTTAAAGTCATTGGCTTTTGTCTATTTATGTGTGCAAAGTATCTTGGATTTAGATGAAGAAAGCACATTTGATTGTTTAACTGAAGGCGGTGGCGATTTTGGGGTTGATGCTATCCATATCTCTGAAGAATATGATGGGGAGTTTACAGTTAGTTTATTCCAAGCTAAATATAAAAATAACTTAGAAGGGAATGCCAATTTTCCGCAAGCAGGAATTGAAGCCCTAATTAATGCAATTAACTATTTATTTAATCCCAAAGCAACATTAAAACAGATTAATGAACGATTGCTAGCGAAAGTAGAAGAAGCTCGCAGTTTAATTCGCGATGGATATATTCCTCAAGTGCGCGCACTGGCTTGTAATAATGGCTTGAAATGGAACACAACCGCCCAAGAAGCCATTGATCGAGCAGGATTTGGCTCTCAGGTCACTTGGGAGCACGTTAATCATGAACGAATTGTCAAAATATTGCAAGCCTCTAAACCCGTCAAAGCAAACTTGCAACTTACAGGTGAAGCAATTGTAGAAGATATGGATTTCAGTCGTGTGCTGGTTGGGAGAATTTCTGTTTCTGAAATTGCAGAGTTGATTGAACAATATGGAGAACGTTTACTAGAGCGAAATATCCGCCGTTATTTAGGATTACAAGGAAACCGTGTCAACGAAAATATTCGAGGTACGCTCAACAGTGAAGAACGAAAAAAATTTTATTTTTATAATAATGGCATTACTTTAACTTGCGATAATTTTTCCTATAATGCCTTACAAAATAGTGATTATCAAGTTCGAGTTGAAAACCTCCAAATCATTAATGGAGGGCAAACTTGCATGACGATATTTAAAACGTTGCAAGAGCCGAATCTTCTCCATGAAAATTATCAAGCTTATGTTTTGCTTCGGCTGTATCAACTCCCTAAAGAAAATGATGATTTAGTTCAGAAAATTACTTATGCAACCAATAGCCAAAACCCAGTCGATTTAAAAGATTTGCGCGCGAATGATGAGCGTCAAAAAACTTTAGAAATGGATATTCAACAACTAGGATTTAACTATCGACGCAAGCGTTCGGTTACTGGTGTACGAACAACAGATATTACTTCTGGAATAGCAGCAGAAGCCATCCTATCCGTTTGGCGAGAAAAGCCCCATCAAGCTAAGTTTTTTAGTCGTGAACATTTTGGCAAATTATACGAGTCTATTTTTGACGATCAACTTAATGGGGCGCAAGTTGTGCTAGCCGTACAGTTATATAGAATTGCTGAAAATCGACGCAAACGACCAGAAGCCAAAGATCCTGATTTTGTTCGCTATGCGTCCTGCTTTATTGCAATGCAAATGGGGCGGAGACTCTTACACGATATGAAGTTACAAAGACAAGAAATTAACCACCAAAACTTTCACAAGGCGCAACAACTTGTTGAACAGAATGGAGAAACCTACTTTAATAATTCGGTACAAGATATTGACGATGCACTACACAAACTTTATGGAGAACAGGATATTTCTTTGCAACAACTCTCGGCAACATTTCGACGTGGTGATTTGATAGAAAGACTTTAG